The window TCGCCAATCAGGTGTAAAGTACCGACGACCAGCACGTAGTGTCCCTTTGAGTCGAGTTTCCAATCATTGGCGGAGAGCTTGTTTGCCCAATCGACGTTGCGATCCGTCAAGAATGCTTTCTCAAGCTCTGTTGGCATTTCAGACAGTTTCGCAAAGTCCTCAAGTTTGGTTACATCACCCGCTTTCCAGCTCTCAATTAGGCAATGAACCACACGATCAGTTTGGTCAAATTCTTCAAGGCTACTGACTAACCACTCTTTACCGGAATCTTTTTGTCCTGCAATGAGGTCTATCTGAAATTGTAGAGGCTCTAAACTGATGACAGGAACGTCTTGCGTGGTTGCTTTATAAGCGAGTGTGGCATCGACACCGTTAGCTGAACCGTAACCAAGTTTCTTCAACTGCTGCATCTGTATCGATAAAGAGGTTGCCCAAGGCGGTGAGCTAAGTAGTTGCTGAGTTGGCATATCTAGAGACTTTGAGATGCTCGTTAATAATTGTTTTTGTTCTTTGTTTAATACATCACCCGTGGTCACTGTGGTCGTGGGATACACCACGCCTTCTGTCTTTCTTATATCCGTCTCGACAATTAATCCGTCGCTCTGTTTTAACGTGTCAGTGATCTGTGCGGGAAGCGGGTACATACTCTCATCCCCAACGTGCACAGAACCTAAGATAGTGAGGGTCAAATCCTCTTTCTTTGCTTGCCAATAAAGGGGTTCGGCGACCGCTTGCTTTGCTGAAAAGGCGAAAGTGAGTAACGTAAGGTACAAGAAAGTGCGCAAAGAGAGCTCCTTTAGAAAGAAATAAACTCGTTAAAAAGGGTTTTGACGGAGTTTTTTGACGGTTTTTTTTGAGAACGATGTCACGTTGTTTGTACGAAAAGTATAACAACACGAACAAACTCTTAAACCTTTCTCTCTATCAACAACACGATTTTATGAAATCCGTTAAAAAGATTGTGATTCATTTCTCAAATTTTACGTCAAAATAAAACTGACGGAAGTGCCGTCGATTCTAACTTAATGATTTTTATGTAATTAATTTTATCGCAAATTTTGAGATTTGAAGCTGGTCACTTTATTAACTTGATTTAATTCACGGTAAAAAATAAGCCCATATAGTTTATCTAACTTTCGAAGCGCTCCACTTTGCTTCTGACTCAATTTGAAATTTATGGGTGAATACGATGTTGAAGAGAAACTTACTATCTGTAGCGGTACTGGCTGGTTTGACGGGTTGTGCTGTAACGCAAGCACCTGAGCAACAGGTTGTTAATGCACTGGCTGATAACCTTGATGTGCAATATGAAATTCTAACCAATCACGGTGCGAATGAAGGCATGGCCTGTCAGGATCTAGGTGCTGAGTGGGCATCATGTAATAAAGTGAACATGACCCTAACCAATGACGGTGAAGCGATTGATTCGAAAGATTGGACTATCTACTTCCACAGTATTCGCCTTATTTTAGATGTTGATAACGAACAGTTTAAAATCACTCGTGTAACGGGGGACCTACACAAACTAGAGCCTACAGATAAGTTCGATGGTTTTGCCGCTGGTGAAGAAGTGATTCTTCCACTAACAAGTGAGTACTGGCAACTGTTTGAAACTGACTTCATGCCGGGTGCATTCGTAACTGCGCCAAACGCAGAACCTAAGATGATTGCTTCATTGAATACTGAAGATGTCGCGTCGTTCGTAACAGGTTTGGAAGGAAACAACCTTAAACGTACACCTGATGACAACAATGTCATGGCAACCGCGGTTACTCGCTTTGAAAAGAATGCTGATCTAGTAACGCAAGACGTTTCAACAACGCTTTTACCAACCCCAATGTCGGTAGAAGCGGGCGAAGGTTCAGTGAGCATTGCTGGTGGTATTGCATTACCGAAAGAGGCATTTGATGCTGAGCAGTTCGCTGCAATTGAAGAACGTGCAGATGTGGTAAACGTAGATGTGAGTGGCGACCTACCTGTTAGTGTTGCCGTTGTTCCTACTCAGTTTACGGGTGATTTAGCAAAATCTGGCGCTTATGAACTAAGCATCTCGGAAGAGGGGATTGCGATTAAAGCGTTTGATAAAACAGGTGCTTTCTACGCAGTTCAGTCTATTTTTGGCCTAATAGACAGTCAGAACGCTGAATCACTACCACAACTGTCGATCAAAGATGCACCACGCTTTGATTACCGTGGTGTGATGGTGGATGTTGCTCGAAACTTCCACTCAAAAGATGCCATCCTAGCAACGCTAGACCAAATGGCTGCATACAAGATGAATAAACTGCACCTTCACTTAACTGATGATGAAGGTTGGCGTTTAGAAATCCCAGGTTTACCAGAGCTAACGGATGTAGGGTCTAATCGTTGTTTTGATTTGGAAGAGCAAAGCTGTTTACTGCCTCAGCTAGGCTCAGGTCCAACAACAGACAACTTTGGCTCTGGTTTCTTTAGTAAAGCGGATTACGTCGAGATCTTAAGCTACGCAAAAGCGCGCAGCATCGAAGTAATTCCAGAAATTGATATGCCAGCACACGCTCGTTCTGCTGTGGTATCAATGGAAGCGCGTTACACTCGCCTAATGGCGGAAGGCAAAGAAGCTGAAGCAAGTGAATATCGCTTGATGGATCCACAAGATACTTCAAACGTGACAACTATTCAGTTCTACGATAAGCACAGCTTCATCAACCCATGTATGGAATCATCGACTCGCTTTGTTGATAAAGTGATTACTGAAATTGCAGCAATGCACAATGAAGCGGGTATGCCGCTAACGACTTGGCACTTTGGTGGTGATGAAGCGAAAAACATCAAGCTAGGCGCAGGCTTTCAAGATGTTGATGCTCAAGACAAAGTGGCATGGAAAGGTAACATTGAGCTAGACAAGCAAGACAAACCATTCCAACAGTCTCCACAATGTCAGTCTTTGATTGCTGATGGTTCGGTGAGTGATTTTGGTCACCTGCCTGGCTACTTTGCAAAAGAAGTATCAAAAATTGTTGCAGACAAAGGCATTCCTCACTTCCAAGCTTGGCAAGATGGCTTGAAGTATGTGGAAGAGGGGGAATCTGGCTTCGCTACTGAAACGACTCGCGTTAACTTCTGGGACGTTCTTTACTGGGGCGGCACTTCATCAGTGTACGATTGGTCAGCGAAAGGTTATGACGTGATTGTCTCTAACCCAGATTACGTATACATGGATATGCCATACGAAGTAGACGCAGCAGAGCGCGGTTACTACTGGGCAACGCGTGCAACGGATACTCGTAAGATGTTTGGCTTCGCACCAGAAAACATGCCACAAAACGCGGAAACCTCATTAGACCGTGACGGCAATGGCTTCACTGGTAAAGGTGAGATTGAAGCAAAACCTTTCTACGGTTTGTCTGCACAGCTTTGGTCTGAAACAGTACGTACCGACGAACAGTATGAATACATGGTGTTCCCTCGCGTACTTGCGGCAGCAGAGCGTGCATGGCACAGAGCGGATTGGGAAAACGACTACAAAGTGGGCGTTGAATACTCTCAAGATACCGGCCTAGTAAATAAGCAGTCTTTAAACAGCGACTTTAATCGATTCGCGAATATTGTTGGTCAACGTGAACTGGCTAAGCTTGAGAAAGCGGGCAT of the Vibrio lentus genome contains:
- a CDS encoding TraB/GumN family protein yields the protein MRTFLYLTLLTFAFSAKQAVAEPLYWQAKKEDLTLTILGSVHVGDESMYPLPAQITDTLKQSDGLIVETDIRKTEGVVYPTTTVTTGDVLNKEQKQLLTSISKSLDMPTQQLLSSPPWATSLSIQMQQLKKLGYGSANGVDATLAYKATTQDVPVISLEPLQFQIDLIAGQKDSGKEWLVSSLEEFDQTDRVVHCLIESWKAGDVTKLEDFAKLSEMPTELEKAFLTDRNVDWANKLSANDWKLDSKGHYVLVVGTLHLIGEGNLLQLLEDKGFNVTKQSQSQQAQCQFEVNEDS
- a CDS encoding beta-N-acetylhexosaminidase, encoding MLKRNLLSVAVLAGLTGCAVTQAPEQQVVNALADNLDVQYEILTNHGANEGMACQDLGAEWASCNKVNMTLTNDGEAIDSKDWTIYFHSIRLILDVDNEQFKITRVTGDLHKLEPTDKFDGFAAGEEVILPLTSEYWQLFETDFMPGAFVTAPNAEPKMIASLNTEDVASFVTGLEGNNLKRTPDDNNVMATAVTRFEKNADLVTQDVSTTLLPTPMSVEAGEGSVSIAGGIALPKEAFDAEQFAAIEERADVVNVDVSGDLPVSVAVVPTQFTGDLAKSGAYELSISEEGIAIKAFDKTGAFYAVQSIFGLIDSQNAESLPQLSIKDAPRFDYRGVMVDVARNFHSKDAILATLDQMAAYKMNKLHLHLTDDEGWRLEIPGLPELTDVGSNRCFDLEEQSCLLPQLGSGPTTDNFGSGFFSKADYVEILSYAKARSIEVIPEIDMPAHARSAVVSMEARYTRLMAEGKEAEASEYRLMDPQDTSNVTTIQFYDKHSFINPCMESSTRFVDKVITEIAAMHNEAGMPLTTWHFGGDEAKNIKLGAGFQDVDAQDKVAWKGNIELDKQDKPFQQSPQCQSLIADGSVSDFGHLPGYFAKEVSKIVADKGIPHFQAWQDGLKYVEEGESGFATETTRVNFWDVLYWGGTSSVYDWSAKGYDVIVSNPDYVYMDMPYEVDAAERGYYWATRATDTRKMFGFAPENMPQNAETSLDRDGNGFTGKGEIEAKPFYGLSAQLWSETVRTDEQYEYMVFPRVLAAAERAWHRADWENDYKVGVEYSQDTGLVNKQSLNSDFNRFANIVGQRELAKLEKAGIDYRLPVPGAQVVDGKLAMNVQFPGVELQYSADGENWLTYDEQQRPSVSGETYIRSISESGEKVSRVTSIK